A single window of Betta splendens chromosome 11, fBetSpl5.4, whole genome shotgun sequence DNA harbors:
- the med10 gene encoding mediator of RNA polymerase II transcription subunit 10, which produces MAEKFDNLEEHLEKFIENIRQLGIIVSDFQPSSQTGLNQKLNFMISGLQDIEKCRQQLHEINVPLEVFEYIDQGKNPQLYTKECLERALARNEQVKGKIDTMMKFKSLLISELTKVFPEEMSKYKAIHGEDGPS; this is translated from the exons ATGGCTGAGAAATTTGACAACCTGGAGGAGCACCTGGAGAAATTCATCGAGAACATTCGACAGTTGGGAATCATCGTCAGCGACTTCCAGCCTAGCAGCCAGACAGGACTCAACCAAAAGCT GAATTTCATGATCTCCGGCCTGCAAGACATTGAGAAGTGCCGTCAGCAGCTCCATGAGATCAACGTACCGCTGGAGGTGTTTGA ATAcattgaccaaggtaaaaaccCTCAGCTGTACACGAAGGAGTGCCTGGAGAGAGCCTTGGCCCGGAACGAGCAGGTCAAAGGGAAGATTGACACTATGATG AAATTCAAAAGCCTTCTTATCTCCGAGCTCACTAAAGTTTTTCCAGAAGAGATGTCCAAGTACAAGGCTATCCACGGAGAAGATGGCCCCTCCTAG
- the ube2ql1 gene encoding ubiquitin-conjugating enzyme E2Q-like protein 1, translated as MATLLRKIGLIRLHDRDTEDPKHHQGSLKGTKGNQKNNANKHCQTANESNILSTPEIKARKLDQLGKDKPTVKDKQGKDAKEKQQTGGGGGGGGGGGGGSKATSASSIPPLAPHRQHCTQVRTRRLMKELQEIRRLGDNFITVELVEDNLFDWNVKLHQVDKDSALWQDMKETSTEFILLNVTFPDNFPFSPPFMRVLTPRLENGYVLDGGAICMELLTPRGWSSAYTVEAVMRQFAASLVKGQGRICRKAGKSKKAFSRKEAEATFKSLVKTHEKYGWVSPPVSDG; from the exons atgGCCACCCTACTGCGAAAGATCGGTCTCATCCGCCTGCACGACCGAGACACCGAGGACCCAAAGCATCATCAGGGATCTTTAAAGGGGACCAAAGGGAACCAGAAAAACAACGCCAACAAACACTGTCAGACCGCCAACGAATCCAACATCCTGAGCACCCCAGAGATCAAAGCGAGGAAGCTGGACCAGCTCGGCAAGGACAAGCCCACTGTTAAGGATAAGCAGGGCAAGGATGcaaaggagaagcagcagacggggggaggaggaggaggaggaggagggggggggggggggagtaaaGCGACCAGTGCCTCCTCGATACCACCGCTGGCGCCCCACCGGCAACACTGTACCCAGGTCCGGACGCGGAGGCTCATGAAGGAGCTACAGGAGATCAGAAGGTTAGGGGACAACTTCATCACGGTCGAGCTGGTGGAGGACAACCTGTTTGACTGGAACGTCAAGCTCCACCAGGTGGACAAAGACTCGGCGCTGTGGCAGGACATGAAGGAGACCAGCACCGAGTTCATCCTGCTCAACGTCACCTTCCCCGACAACTTCCCCTTCTCGCCGCCGTTCATGCGCGTCCTGACGCCCCGCCTGGAGAACGGCTACGTGCTGGACGGCGGGGCCATATGCATGGAGCTGTTGACCCCCCGCGGGTGGTCGAGCGCCTACACGGTGGAGGCGGTCATGAGGCAGTTCGCGGCCAGCCTCGTAAAAGGACAG GGACGTATATGCAGGAAAGCAGGGAAGTCCAAGAAGGCGTTCAGCCGTAAAGAAGCCGAGGCCACCTTCAAGTCCCTGGTGAAGACCCACGAGAAATACGGCTGGGTGTCGCCGCCCGTGTCGGACGGCTGA